A single Gadus macrocephalus chromosome 22, ASM3116895v1 DNA region contains:
- the LOC132451532 gene encoding borealin-like has protein sequence MAPQKRTTKQAKQNPRQAKLDAFLEDFDAEVKSRVLHLKEQQMQLLTEIDNRYNMAIIKLPKAVRQMNWLLYFNPEKPQSPTVDDSKRGEVPELENILVENHMAAPKTLQKSSKKESNAKSSPEDENTAPKTKKVRRELPSTCPLLTFLVGVGISWHLTIRFRLPCLSTSSMFVFINDKKPDAGGWRLISGPPLLQGKSKRPPVTSKKTRVQSVLGQTGRKSTRKNLVTPARSMLDSSMMMGATPLITPRFDPRLPKTPGVRVPRHKERIYSISVNGSPVQSSNQDIVINVPIGNGENIQLLASQMDSVDLSSLDEAALEGIRRLQSRLATLL, from the exons TGAAGTCCCGGGTTCTGCATCTGAAGGAGCAGCAGATGCAACTGCTGACGGAGATTGACAACAGATACAACATGGCCATCATCAAGCTTCCCAAGGCCGTCAGGCAGATGAACTGGCTGCTCTACTTCA ATCCAGAGAAACCTCAATCCCCAACGGTGGACGACTCAAAG agaggagaggttccTGAGCTGGAGAACATTCTGGTGGAGAACCACATGGCCGCTCCTAAAACGCTCCAGAAGT CATCAAAGAAGGAGAGCAACGCCAAGTCTAGTCCAGAAGACGAGAACACGGCACCTAAGACCAAGAAGGTAAGGAGAGAGCTTCCCTCAACCTGTCCTCTGCTCACGTTCCtagtaggggtgggaatctcttggcacctcacgattcgattccgatta CCTTGTCTTAGTACCAGCAGcatgtttgtttttataaatgataAAAAACCAGATGCAGGTGGTTGGCGTCTGATCTctggtcctcctctcctccagggcaAGTCCAAGAGGCCCCCCGTCACCTCCAAGAAGACCAGGGTCCAGTCGGTCCTCGGGCAGACCGGCAGGAA GTCTACCAGGAAGAATTTGGTCACTCCTGCCAGAAGCATGCTGGACTCTTCTATGATGATGGGCGCCACTCCGCTCATCACACCCCGCTTCGACCCCAG GCTTCCCAAGACCCCCGGGGTGAGGGTCCCCCGCCACAAGGAGAGGATCTACAGCATCTCAGTCAACGGCTCTCCCGTACAGTCCAGCAACCAGGACATCGTCATCAACGTTCCCATCGGCAACGGAGAG aacATCCAGCTGCTGGCCAGCCAGATGGACAGCGTGGACCTGTCGTCGCTGGATGAGGCGGCTCTCGAGGGAATCAGACGCCTGCAG AGTCGCCTGGCAACCCTGTTGTGA
- the LOC132450927 gene encoding uncharacterized protein LOC132450927: protein MIKNKQIFNDVDANNAVSTQGNVKSASTKPRVTKLRLIPETKKNAGKGPESADQPKTITIDNSKRKGPENAKNASEPDKYGLLNINNIKLNADHLRKLISVNGLGFMLITETWLDGTNDDVLTDSCPGGFKEIHVNRLGKKGGGVALIYSERYSVSQQSFEFISVFEYLAFTINEPNKADILVVIVYRPPLSKTNKSTKTLFHSQFRVMMSDIHRDYRNIIIAGDFNFSKLTKPFMLHFHKFVQHVKKPTHKKGNILDLIFAKGIEVIIKSNKLIEFSDHRFISFISVLSPPALTTGLEDRFQRLGIKEK from the exons AtgatcaagaacaaacaaatttTTAATG ATGTAGACGCCAATAATGCGGTATCTACCCAGGGAAATGTTAAATCCGCCTCGACAAAGCCACGTGTGACAAAGTTGAGGTTGATTCCCGaaacaaaaaagaatgcaggGAAGGGGCCGGAGAGCGCGGACCAACCGAAAACCATCACCATAGACAACAGCAAGAGGAAGGGGCCGGAGAACGCCAAGAACGCATCAGAGCCAGACAAATATGGACTTCTGAATATTAACAACATTAAGCTTAACGCGGATCATTTGAGGAAATTGATTTCTGTCAATGGTCTTGGCTTTATGTTAATAACTGAAACCTGGCTTGACGGCACCAATGATGATGTTTTGACCGATTCTTGTCCTGGAGGTTTCAAAGAAATTCATGTTAATAGATTAGGAAAAAAAGGGGGTGGAGTCGCCTTAATTTATTCAGAGAGATATTCAGTCTCCCAACAATCATTTGAGTTTATTTCAGTGTTTGAATACTTAGCATTTACGATCAATGAGCCAAACAAAGCAGACATCCTAGTTGTTATTGTCTATCGGCCGCCCCTAAGTAAGACAAATAAGTCTACAAAAACACTCTTCCATAGTCAATTTAGAGTAATGATGTCCGATATACATCGCGATTATCGTAATATCATTATAGCTGGGGATTTTAATTTTTCTAAACTAACAAAACCTTTCATGTTACATTTCCACAAATTTGTTCAGCATGTGAAAAAACCCACCCACAAGAAAGGAAATATACTGGATCTAATATTTGCTAAGGGTATTGAGGTTATAATTAAATCcaataaattaattgaattttCGGACCATCGTTTTATCAGTTTTATCTCCGTTTTATCTCCACCGGCCCTCACCACCGGCTTAGAAGATCGATTTCAAAGACTTGGGATAAAGGAAAAGTAA